The following proteins are co-located in the Flammeovirga kamogawensis genome:
- a CDS encoding MATE family efflux transporter yields MKKNQKAFYQEVWKVAIPISLQSLLQYALSMVDQIMVGQLGESVIAGVGLGGRLSFVLIVGIMGLANGAGVFVAQYWGRKEKEKVNYLIGDLLKIGFFVTLVGMLVSLLFPSEILSLFSTDQEVVAIGGVYQQIIAFGFPAILLSASYSAALRSVGHAKLVMKWSFVKVIINTIVNYWLIFGGFGIPPLGMVGAAWATVFSMWFEAIALFIIIRLKNYPGNVRLKHLFHFDKTTLYPLLSVSAPLILGDTSWAIGETCYSMIYGRMGTTDIASMTITLPLQTLGVGFFMGLASASAIVIGFELGQNNMRRAKVYGDKLLRFTFFSALAVAVIMAALSPLYINLFQITPEVRQITQWLVWIFTFLLPVKMCNFILAAGILRSGGDTKYTTVLGLISTWVISLPMGVLAAFVFDLPIYWVYIVVSLEEYFRLVLYIHRKKSGKWARNLTS; encoded by the coding sequence TTGAAGAAGAACCAAAAGGCATTTTATCAAGAAGTTTGGAAGGTTGCAATACCTATTTCACTACAAAGCTTATTACAGTATGCATTAAGTATGGTCGATCAAATAATGGTTGGTCAGTTGGGAGAGTCTGTAATTGCTGGTGTTGGTTTAGGAGGGCGTCTTTCTTTTGTGTTGATAGTAGGAATAATGGGTTTGGCAAATGGAGCAGGTGTTTTTGTTGCTCAGTATTGGGGAAGAAAAGAAAAGGAAAAAGTAAATTACTTAATTGGTGATTTATTGAAAATTGGCTTTTTTGTAACACTAGTCGGTATGCTAGTAAGTTTATTATTCCCGTCTGAAATCCTTTCTTTATTTTCCACAGATCAAGAAGTAGTTGCAATAGGTGGAGTGTATCAACAAATTATTGCTTTTGGTTTTCCCGCCATTTTATTAAGTGCTTCTTATAGTGCTGCATTACGTAGTGTTGGACATGCAAAACTTGTTATGAAATGGAGTTTTGTAAAAGTGATTATCAACACAATAGTAAATTATTGGTTAATTTTTGGTGGTTTTGGTATACCTCCACTAGGAATGGTTGGAGCGGCTTGGGCAACAGTTTTTTCTATGTGGTTTGAAGCTATTGCATTATTTATAATTATACGACTTAAGAATTATCCTGGAAATGTTCGTTTAAAACACCTCTTTCATTTCGACAAAACCACACTTTATCCTTTATTAAGCGTGAGTGCACCTTTAATTTTGGGTGATACATCTTGGGCAATAGGAGAAACCTGTTATTCTATGATTTATGGAAGAATGGGTACTACAGATATTGCATCTATGACGATTACATTGCCATTACAGACATTAGGAGTTGGCTTTTTTATGGGTTTGGCTTCTGCTTCTGCTATTGTAATTGGTTTTGAATTGGGGCAAAATAATATGAGAAGAGCAAAAGTTTATGGCGATAAGTTATTGAGATTTACATTCTTCTCTGCTCTTGCAGTAGCAGTTATTATGGCTGCATTAAGTCCTTTATATATTAATCTATTTCAGATAACTCCAGAAGTAAGACAAATAACACAATGGCTAGTTTGGATATTTACTTTCCTATTGCCTGTAAAGATGTGTAACTTTATTTTAGCTGCAGGGATATTAAGAAGCGGAGGTGATACTAAATATACAACAGTTTTAGGGTTGATAAGTACTTGGGTTATTTCTTTACCAATGGGTGTGTTAGCAGCATTTGTGTTTGATTTGCCTATTTATTGGGTGTATATCGTTGTATCGCTAGAAGAATATTTTAGGCTGGTTTTGTATATACATCGCAAAAAATCTGGAAAGTGGGCTAGAAACTTAACCAGTTAA
- a CDS encoding NUDIX domain-containing protein: MIEEQKRERVYNGFLKIDKVTFQHQRYDGTTSEVLTREVVERNDAITALLYHKEEDVYLFVEQVRIPTLLNGTGFLVECVAGLIDKGETGFDALKREVKEEVGYDIDNIQHLSTFYSTPGGCSEKVELYYAELTNKLSNGGGLFSEGEDIKIVKYSFSKLKQLYFDKKIDDAKTLIAVQWLLLNNN, translated from the coding sequence ATGATTGAAGAACAAAAAAGAGAAAGGGTCTATAATGGGTTCTTAAAAATAGATAAAGTAACATTTCAGCATCAAAGATATGATGGAACTACATCTGAAGTTCTGACAAGAGAAGTTGTAGAAAGAAATGATGCAATTACGGCTTTACTTTATCATAAAGAAGAAGATGTTTATTTATTTGTTGAACAAGTAAGAATACCTACATTATTAAATGGTACAGGCTTTTTAGTAGAATGTGTGGCAGGGCTTATAGATAAGGGAGAAACAGGTTTTGATGCTTTAAAAAGAGAAGTAAAAGAAGAGGTAGGGTATGATATAGATAACATTCAACATTTATCTACTTTTTATTCAACTCCAGGTGGATGTTCTGAAAAAGTAGAATTGTACTATGCAGAATTGACCAATAAACTATCTAATGGAGGGGGACTTTTTTCTGAGGGTGAGGATATTAAAATTGTAAAGTATAGTTTTTCTAAACTTAAACAGCTGTACTTTGATAAGAAAATAGATGACGCAAAAACACTCATAGCTGTACAGTGGTTATTGTTGAATAATAATTAG
- a CDS encoding PH domain-containing protein produces MKFYSKFDKYSALFWFGMISFLLLIMYLMLTDDTNTNVSQVISFGIVLPIILLFTWVLFSTYYEITADKDVFKYRSGPIRGKISIKDIKKVKLNTRVWSGLKLGLSFKKGMTLYYNQYDEIYITPKQSDDLCRMLKEINSEIKVIS; encoded by the coding sequence ATGAAGTTCTATAGCAAATTTGATAAGTACTCAGCCCTTTTTTGGTTTGGAATGATAAGTTTCTTACTTCTTATTATGTATTTGATGCTTACAGATGACACCAATACAAATGTAAGTCAGGTGATATCTTTTGGTATAGTTCTACCTATCATACTACTATTCACATGGGTACTATTTTCTACATATTATGAGATCACAGCAGATAAAGATGTGTTTAAATATAGATCTGGACCTATAAGAGGTAAAATTTCTATAAAAGATATTAAAAAAGTAAAATTAAACACAAGAGTTTGGTCTGGATTGAAGTTAGGGTTGTCTTTCAAGAAAGGTATGACATTGTATTACAATCAATATGATGAAATTTATATCACTCCTAAACAAAGTGATGACCTTTGTCGTATGCTAAAAGAAATAAATTCCGAGATAAAAGTTATCTCTTAA
- a CDS encoding glycoside hydrolase family 19 protein → MNFRTSSLTFLLLVIVTLLLSKQSNAQVPLTEEEYNTLFPYRYGTEQGPNGGYVFNPEKDFYKYSSLIEAVNRMKNIKVYMERREGTNLYKVTREDKTTGVKKLIRTDAGFDDSWNMQKAIISKEVDYANFLSEGTNEVRKRELSAFLANLSQETTGGWATAPGGKYAWGLYFREEVSYVGTDLIGYVEQNHPDYPAVPGKSYHGRGPIQLSWNYNYGQVSQFLFGDKNILLANPEKVIEDGALAFQTAIWFWMTPQFPKPSAHDVMVGNWIPSSFDTQNGRSPGFGVTVNIINGGLECGSGTEKTKVLSRIGHYERHSEILGVSTDLDGNNSCNACGCANQKSFGGIEPEPVPQEPRISLQSPLSTQIRQSEFEEILIKATAIDKDDNSIDNLLISVDGVELSSQGNEVSFLPSAYKSYSISISATDINGKVTTIVTTIEILDPRVNCGDLWEVKVYTAGVDVVYEGVIYTAGWETKETDIPGSADVWKLKEVCAGTTFDCNGVEEWNALTTYQTNGMKIVYNGLLYKFNKWWSVGNQPDEDETTWTLLGACSSSEIDNPPVLSFRLPSQSNFNDLEPIDFEIDATDDKGEVNLVVSINNQEVSTTTSFSYTPTSFGSYSVVATATDNTGKTSTKEFIFTVSEVQQVAPTITFTSPVNNQIIEQETLSAIAVSIATDDQDGTIVSVSTTINDVVYSGNSFSFVPTNFGEITLIALVTDNDGLTSEKSITITLNEKVIGGNTCENLPAYSGYPSIYMNGDIVSFEGQKYECLVDNLYNVIPGTAAHWWKPLGNCSSNARTLSLGNEVVDFNVYPVPFLSKVTLEIPVIEEHVLVTLLNTSGTILYQEIHPNGKSFIDTNHLLKGIYILTIEGDTIDIQKTIIKN, encoded by the coding sequence ATGAATTTCAGAACATCTTCTTTAACATTTCTATTACTAGTAATAGTGACGTTATTGCTATCTAAACAATCGAATGCTCAAGTACCTCTTACAGAAGAGGAGTACAATACCTTATTTCCATATAGGTATGGTACCGAGCAAGGACCAAACGGGGGATATGTTTTTAACCCTGAGAAAGACTTCTATAAATATTCTAGTTTAATAGAAGCGGTAAATCGAATGAAAAATATTAAGGTTTACATGGAAAGACGTGAAGGAACAAACCTTTATAAAGTAACAAGAGAAGACAAAACAACAGGAGTAAAAAAGTTAATTCGAACGGATGCAGGTTTTGATGACTCTTGGAATATGCAAAAAGCAATTATTAGTAAAGAGGTAGATTATGCAAATTTTTTATCTGAAGGAACGAATGAAGTTAGAAAAAGAGAATTATCAGCTTTTCTAGCAAATTTATCTCAAGAAACTACAGGGGGATGGGCAACTGCACCAGGTGGTAAATATGCTTGGGGTTTATACTTTAGAGAAGAAGTTAGCTATGTAGGTACTGATTTAATTGGGTATGTTGAGCAAAATCATCCAGATTATCCTGCTGTTCCTGGTAAATCATATCACGGTAGAGGTCCAATTCAGTTAAGTTGGAATTATAATTATGGACAAGTAAGCCAGTTTCTTTTTGGGGATAAAAACATATTATTGGCTAATCCAGAAAAAGTAATTGAAGATGGAGCTTTGGCATTTCAAACTGCAATTTGGTTTTGGATGACTCCGCAATTCCCAAAACCTTCTGCACATGATGTAATGGTTGGGAATTGGATTCCATCTTCTTTTGATACACAAAATGGAAGGTCTCCTGGATTTGGTGTGACCGTAAATATTATTAATGGTGGACTAGAATGTGGTAGTGGAACAGAAAAAACAAAAGTATTAAGCAGAATAGGACATTATGAAAGACATTCTGAAATTTTAGGTGTTTCAACAGATTTAGATGGAAACAATTCTTGTAATGCTTGTGGATGTGCAAATCAAAAATCATTTGGAGGTATTGAGCCAGAACCTGTTCCTCAAGAGCCAAGAATTTCCTTACAATCACCTCTTTCTACACAGATTAGACAAAGTGAATTTGAAGAAATTTTAATTAAAGCGACCGCAATAGATAAAGATGATAATTCTATTGATAATCTTTTAATTTCTGTTGATGGTGTGGAGTTATCTTCTCAAGGTAACGAGGTATCGTTTTTACCATCAGCATATAAAAGTTATAGTATTTCAATTTCAGCAACTGATATTAATGGGAAAGTAACCACTATTGTAACAACAATTGAAATTCTAGATCCTAGAGTAAATTGTGGTGATTTATGGGAGGTTAAAGTTTATACTGCAGGAGTTGATGTTGTTTATGAAGGAGTAATTTATACTGCAGGTTGGGAAACTAAAGAAACTGATATTCCTGGAAGTGCAGATGTTTGGAAATTGAAGGAAGTTTGTGCAGGAACTACTTTTGATTGTAATGGAGTAGAAGAATGGAATGCATTGACAACGTACCAAACCAATGGTATGAAAATAGTATACAATGGGTTACTGTATAAATTTAATAAATGGTGGTCTGTTGGTAATCAACCAGATGAAGATGAAACAACTTGGACTCTATTAGGAGCTTGTTCTTCTTCTGAAATTGATAACCCACCTGTTCTATCTTTTCGTTTACCGTCTCAATCAAATTTTAATGATTTAGAGCCGATTGATTTCGAAATTGATGCAACAGATGATAAAGGCGAGGTGAATTTAGTTGTTTCAATTAATAATCAAGAAGTAAGTACAACTACCTCTTTTTCTTATACTCCAACTAGTTTTGGTAGTTATTCAGTGGTAGCCACTGCTACTGATAATACTGGTAAAACCTCAACAAAAGAATTTATATTTACAGTAAGCGAAGTTCAACAAGTAGCTCCAACAATAACTTTTACATCACCTGTAAATAATCAAATTATAGAACAAGAAACACTATCAGCTATTGCCGTAAGCATTGCTACTGATGACCAAGATGGAACAATAGTGAGTGTAAGTACTACAATAAATGACGTAGTGTATTCTGGGAATAGTTTTTCGTTTGTACCTACAAATTTTGGAGAGATAACGTTGATTGCATTAGTTACAGATAACGATGGCTTAACTTCTGAAAAGAGTATTACGATAACGCTAAATGAAAAAGTTATAGGAGGGAATACTTGTGAAAACCTACCTGCATATTCTGGTTACCCATCAATTTATATGAATGGTGATATTGTAAGTTTTGAAGGACAAAAATATGAATGTTTAGTTGATAATTTATATAACGTGATTCCTGGAACTGCAGCTCATTGGTGGAAACCTTTAGGTAACTGTTCTAGTAATGCAAGAACTTTAAGTTTGGGTAATGAGGTAGTTGATTTTAATGTTTATCCCGTTCCTTTTTTATCAAAAGTTACGCTTGAAATACCAGTAATTGAAGAGCATGTTTTAGTTACGCTACTTAATACATCTGGAACAATCTTGTATCAAGAGATTCATCCAAATGGAAAATCATTTATAGACACAAATCACTTATTAAAAGGAATTTATATTCTCACAATAGAAGGTGATACAATAGATATTCAAAAAACGATTATTAAAAATTAG
- a CDS encoding amylo-alpha-1,6-glucosidase → MKITKFVLSILSLFLFLGCTDESGEKYVSKEEVKDQILLDIAVPITPEENRIITYSNKRSAYFQTQSHVLNNELYNWFDGWNIGQKRIFADYAITIDGKPFDRKNAEVVAYPHFLQRKTDVATERVVLFDDQDVIYVSLDHVLGNETKLELKGEQIKLKNIDANAAYYVSSESPDHILAVAPSHTEKIAKDGTTKVTTNTRGGFYITYAKTADEALALVKEARINHGKWLKERSDRMTQLITENTAIKTEDPHFDKALMWLELTMDEMVTHQRGYGIYAGIPWFNEYWGRDTFISLPGGTLVLGETEVAKKILLSFSKVQDKKSGSKYYGRIPNIVKMESLNYHTTDGTPRFIYELLDYIQYSGDKSLIKEVYPTVKRSIDGALKNWVNKKGYLTHEDADTWMDARREGDHVPYSPRGSYANDIQALWYKQLNAAIYFAKETNHITDMKRWQKVANKVQENFNKDFFDTEHAYMADRIDHDDQPDFQFRPNQLFAMDFMTDDVQKMKLTREIWEHLVYPWGVASLSQEDPNFHPYHLAWEHYHKDAAYHNGTIWQWNNGYAMQRMIESGQRDIAFQLFENMNTQSLDMGAVGSMNENADAFPHPGEDYPKLTGTYMQAWSNGEQLRVWYQYFLGIRPNAIENKVVLAPRIPSKLNNISYQEKIMNAHIKGTYSVKDGVEKYTYIMEGKDVDLEFHHELFAAVTMPVKSGERLEITRNQKELTLTVFSIEGKQRELKKEHLDPKMAKRMAASAEIFEGTQFCKPSMDKEYECMKQTFQKK, encoded by the coding sequence ATGAAAATCACAAAGTTTGTATTAAGCATTTTATCACTGTTTCTATTTCTTGGTTGTACCGATGAAAGTGGAGAGAAATACGTCTCTAAGGAAGAAGTGAAAGATCAGATATTACTTGATATTGCAGTTCCTATAACTCCAGAAGAGAATAGAATTATTACATATTCTAATAAAAGGAGTGCCTACTTTCAAACACAGTCTCATGTTTTAAACAACGAACTCTATAATTGGTTTGATGGGTGGAATATTGGTCAAAAAAGAATATTCGCTGATTATGCTATAACTATTGACGGTAAACCTTTTGATAGAAAAAATGCAGAAGTAGTTGCTTACCCTCATTTCTTACAAAGAAAAACAGATGTTGCAACAGAACGTGTAGTATTGTTTGATGATCAGGATGTTATTTATGTTTCTCTAGATCACGTTTTGGGTAATGAAACAAAACTTGAACTTAAAGGAGAGCAAATAAAATTAAAAAATATTGATGCAAATGCAGCGTATTATGTTTCTTCAGAAAGCCCAGATCATATTCTTGCAGTAGCACCATCTCATACAGAAAAAATTGCTAAAGATGGAACGACAAAAGTAACGACAAACACAAGAGGTGGTTTTTATATTACCTATGCAAAAACAGCTGATGAAGCACTAGCTTTAGTAAAAGAGGCACGTATTAACCATGGAAAATGGCTAAAAGAACGTAGTGATCGTATGACGCAGTTAATTACTGAAAATACTGCAATTAAAACAGAAGACCCTCATTTTGATAAAGCACTAATGTGGTTAGAATTAACCATGGATGAAATGGTGACACACCAAAGAGGGTACGGTATTTATGCTGGTATTCCTTGGTTTAATGAGTATTGGGGTAGAGATACATTTATTTCTTTACCAGGTGGAACTTTAGTTTTAGGAGAAACGGAGGTTGCGAAGAAAATACTATTGTCATTTTCTAAAGTACAAGACAAAAAATCTGGTTCTAAATATTATGGTCGTATACCAAATATTGTAAAAATGGAATCATTAAACTACCATACTACAGATGGAACACCTCGTTTTATCTATGAGCTTTTAGATTATATTCAATATTCAGGTGATAAGTCGCTCATTAAAGAGGTGTACCCAACAGTAAAACGTAGTATTGATGGTGCATTAAAAAATTGGGTGAATAAGAAGGGTTATTTAACTCATGAGGATGCCGACACATGGATGGATGCTCGTAGAGAAGGTGATCATGTTCCATATTCTCCAAGAGGTAGTTACGCAAATGATATTCAGGCATTATGGTATAAACAACTAAATGCAGCAATTTATTTTGCAAAAGAAACAAATCATATTACGGATATGAAGCGTTGGCAAAAAGTAGCAAACAAAGTACAAGAGAATTTTAATAAAGACTTTTTTGATACTGAACATGCTTACATGGCAGATAGAATTGATCATGATGATCAACCAGACTTTCAATTTCGTCCGAATCAATTGTTTGCAATGGATTTTATGACGGATGATGTTCAGAAAATGAAGTTAACAAGAGAAATTTGGGAGCATTTAGTGTATCCTTGGGGTGTTGCTTCTTTAAGTCAAGAAGATCCTAATTTCCACCCTTACCATTTAGCTTGGGAACATTATCATAAAGATGCGGCATACCATAATGGTACTATTTGGCAATGGAACAATGGCTATGCTATGCAACGTATGATTGAAAGTGGACAAAGAGATATCGCATTCCAATTGTTCGAAAATATGAATACCCAATCTTTAGATATGGGTGCAGTAGGTAGTATGAACGAAAATGCAGATGCCTTTCCTCATCCAGGAGAAGATTACCCCAAATTAACGGGTACATATATGCAAGCTTGGTCAAACGGAGAACAGTTAAGAGTTTGGTATCAATATTTCTTAGGTATTCGTCCTAATGCAATAGAAAATAAAGTTGTTCTTGCACCAAGAATTCCATCAAAACTAAATAATATTTCTTACCAAGAGAAGATAATGAATGCACATATTAAGGGTACTTATTCTGTAAAAGATGGAGTAGAAAAGTATACCTATATTATGGAAGGTAAAGATGTTGATTTAGAATTTCATCATGAATTATTTGCTGCAGTTACAATGCCTGTTAAATCAGGTGAGCGTTTAGAAATTACAAGAAATCAGAAAGAATTAACACTTACTGTATTCAGTATTGAAGGGAAACAAAGAGAGCTTAAAAAGGAGCATCTTGATCCTAAAATGGCTAAACGTATGGCTGCTTCAGCTGAGATATTTGAAGGTACTCAATTCTGTAAACCAAGCATGGATAAAGAGTACGAATGTATGAAACAGACATTCCAGAAGAAATAA
- a CDS encoding glycoside hydrolase family 38 N-terminal domain-containing protein, producing the protein MNIQHIKNLFSVLLILLITTTISSAQQKIFLQGYTNYVSGDIMPYKSPQEDANQAMLVRCQEGKHIMEWEAEAIPKDFKGEFVEYGMIMGVDIDRAQYSYEIYINDKKYFTFTAPEESILQDVTDEGPNASTFTFKGTMIDAYSDLFGYGFLKIKASDLPKGEPISMKIVAPSIGKASWMMLFKYGLDGNISWKQEPAVIKTPKGPMQQLRATILHYGDPVKAVITAGKTKEKVTLNVGANVFRINVPKVTEDTQVPVKVTIGKKVLDNKMLNVTPVKPYTVHLLHHSHVDIGYTHTQDEVEKVQWKNLDDAVMMSKKTADYPEGAKFKWSVEVMWAVESYLKNATPEKRADFLAAVKSGAIELDGLYGNMLTGLSNPQELVESTFDALQIAKEVNVPLESAMITDVPGYTWGLVPVLAHSGIKYLSAGTNVFHRIGGTISTWGDRPFYWSSPSGEEKVLVWVHEKGYSHFHTGLGFKDLKVLLTPKSIFDYLNELNDRAYPYDITTLRYTVGSDNGPVDTGISASVKLWNETYETPRVELSTTTASFKAFEEKYKDEIPVVSGDFTPYWEDGAGSTSKETTLVRNAAEKLSQAMTVMSLNGADIPNETFEQAWRYVLLYNEHTWGAYNSISEPEADFVHSQWAVKQSFALKADSIADVLLNEALSLGEKSKGIVLTNTLNWERSGIVKLSSAQSTAGDKVTDIDGNVLPSQRLNSGELAIWVTDLPAYGKKEVFVNVGTGVSPKKLKNNANAIENQFIALEIDAETGVITKLYDKIRRNNLADTKTLKGLNDYYYVEGRTPKSPLTTSNDIEIKWLEKGDLLSTIEVTSSVPGTEEWKRTFTINAYSDQIDLENHINKTNIYTAEGVHIAFPFNVNNGTVRIDTPFGEYIPEKEQLQGSCKNYFTVQRYVDVSNLDYGITWVTPDAPMIELGEITTDALSYGWVQEVKPTQTIYAYLMNNYWETNYKASQEGWHTFRFSLNPHGAYIPSEAKKFSMGISQPILISENENNSYVSLLQPTSPQMIITASRPMGENKVLVTVLNASKGDNLLEWTASDKVKSVALSNINGDNIGLFDQGQNIPGWGLRFLLIEVNQNI; encoded by the coding sequence ATGAACATTCAGCATATTAAGAATCTATTTTCGGTTCTTCTAATATTACTAATCACTACTACAATTTCTTCTGCGCAGCAAAAGATTTTCTTACAAGGCTATACCAATTATGTTAGCGGTGACATTATGCCGTACAAATCACCTCAAGAAGATGCAAACCAAGCAATGTTAGTACGTTGTCAAGAAGGAAAGCATATAATGGAATGGGAGGCAGAAGCTATACCCAAAGATTTTAAAGGTGAATTTGTTGAATATGGTATGATCATGGGTGTTGATATTGACAGAGCACAATACAGCTATGAAATTTATATCAACGATAAAAAATATTTCACTTTTACTGCTCCAGAAGAAAGTATTTTACAAGATGTAACAGATGAAGGTCCTAATGCTTCAACTTTTACTTTTAAAGGAACAATGATTGATGCTTATAGCGATTTATTTGGCTATGGCTTCTTAAAAATTAAAGCAAGTGACCTTCCTAAAGGAGAACCTATTTCTATGAAAATAGTGGCACCATCTATTGGTAAAGCAAGCTGGATGATGCTTTTTAAATATGGTTTAGATGGCAACATTAGTTGGAAACAAGAACCTGCTGTAATTAAAACGCCTAAAGGGCCAATGCAGCAATTAAGAGCTACAATTCTTCATTATGGAGACCCCGTAAAAGCAGTAATTACTGCTGGGAAAACAAAAGAAAAAGTAACTTTAAATGTAGGTGCTAACGTTTTTAGAATTAATGTTCCTAAGGTAACAGAAGATACACAAGTTCCTGTGAAAGTAACTATTGGTAAAAAAGTGTTAGACAATAAAATGTTAAACGTTACTCCAGTTAAGCCTTATACAGTCCATTTACTTCATCATTCACACGTAGATATTGGTTATACTCATACCCAAGATGAAGTTGAAAAAGTACAATGGAAAAACTTGGATGATGCAGTTATGATGAGTAAAAAAACTGCTGATTATCCTGAAGGTGCAAAATTTAAATGGAGTGTAGAAGTTATGTGGGCTGTAGAAAGCTACCTTAAAAATGCTACTCCAGAAAAAAGAGCAGACTTTTTAGCTGCAGTTAAAAGTGGTGCTATTGAACTTGACGGACTTTACGGCAATATGCTTACAGGCCTATCAAATCCTCAAGAATTAGTAGAATCTACTTTCGATGCCTTACAAATTGCTAAAGAAGTAAATGTACCTTTAGAATCTGCAATGATTACAGATGTTCCGGGTTATACATGGGGTTTAGTGCCTGTTTTAGCTCATTCTGGTATTAAATATTTATCTGCAGGTACAAATGTATTCCATAGAATTGGTGGTACAATTTCTACATGGGGAGATCGTCCTTTCTATTGGTCTTCTCCTTCTGGAGAGGAAAAAGTTTTAGTATGGGTACATGAAAAAGGATACAGTCATTTCCATACAGGCTTAGGTTTTAAAGACCTTAAAGTATTGCTTACTCCAAAATCTATTTTTGATTATTTAAATGAATTGAATGATAGAGCCTATCCTTACGACATTACAACACTACGTTATACCGTTGGTTCAGATAATGGCCCTGTAGACACAGGAATTTCAGCATCTGTTAAACTATGGAACGAAACATACGAAACACCAAGAGTAGAATTATCTACAACTACAGCTTCTTTTAAAGCTTTTGAAGAAAAATACAAAGATGAAATTCCTGTAGTAAGCGGAGATTTCACTCCTTATTGGGAAGATGGAGCAGGTTCTACTTCTAAAGAAACTACACTTGTTAGAAATGCTGCAGAGAAATTATCTCAAGCCATGACTGTTATGTCTTTAAATGGTGCAGATATACCTAATGAAACATTTGAACAAGCATGGAGGTATGTTTTACTTTACAATGAACATACATGGGGTGCTTATAATTCTATCAGTGAACCTGAAGCAGATTTTGTACATTCACAATGGGCTGTAAAACAATCTTTTGCTTTAAAGGCTGATTCTATTGCTGATGTCCTGTTAAATGAAGCATTATCACTTGGTGAAAAATCAAAAGGTATTGTACTTACCAATACATTAAACTGGGAGAGATCTGGGATTGTTAAGTTATCAAGTGCTCAATCTACTGCTGGGGATAAAGTAACTGATATAGACGGTAACGTTCTTCCATCACAACGACTAAATAGTGGCGAATTAGCTATTTGGGTAACTGACCTTCCTGCCTACGGAAAGAAAGAAGTCTTTGTAAATGTAGGAACAGGAGTATCTCCTAAAAAATTAAAGAACAACGCTAACGCGATAGAAAACCAATTTATTGCTTTAGAAATTGATGCTGAAACAGGTGTAATTACTAAATTATATGATAAAATAAGACGTAATAATTTAGCTGATACCAAAACACTCAAAGGTTTAAATGATTATTACTACGTAGAAGGCAGAACACCAAAGTCTCCATTAACTACTTCTAATGACATTGAAATCAAATGGTTAGAAAAAGGTGATTTATTAAGTACAATCGAAGTCACATCTTCTGTTCCTGGTACAGAAGAATGGAAAAGAACCTTTACTATTAATGCGTATTCTGATCAGATTGATTTAGAAAACCACATCAATAAAACAAATATTTATACAGCAGAAGGTGTACACATTGCCTTTCCGTTTAATGTAAATAATGGTACGGTTAGAATTGATACTCCTTTTGGTGAGTACATACCAGAGAAAGAGCAATTACAAGGATCTTGTAAAAACTATTTTACTGTACAACGTTATGTAGATGTATCTAATTTAGATTACGGTATTACTTGGGTAACTCCTGATGCTCCTATGATTGAATTGGGTGAAATTACAACGGATGCACTTTCTTATGGATGGGTACAAGAGGTTAAACCAACACAAACTATTTATGCGTATTTGATGAATAACTATTGGGAAACAAACTATAAAGCAAGTCAAGAAGGCTGGCATACATTCCGTTTCTCTTTAAATCCACATGGGGCATATATTCCAAGTGAAGCAAAGAAGTTTAGTATGGGAATTTCTCAACCAATTCTTATTTCAGAAAATGAAAACAACAGCTATGTCAGTTTACTACAACCTACTTCTCCACAAATGATAATTACAGCATCTAGACCTATGGGAGAAAATAAAGTATTAGTAACGGTATTGAATGCTTCTAAAGGCGATAATCTTTTGGAATGGACAGCAAGTGATAAAGTAAAATCAGTTGCATTGTCTAACATAAATGGTGACAATATTGGTTTATTTGATCAAGGTCAAAACATTCCTGGATGGGGATTAAGGTTCTTACTTATTGAGGTAAATCAAAATATTTAA
- a CDS encoding DUF1214 domain-containing protein, whose amino-acid sequence MKKNKDGSITLHFSPKKPKGVAKENWIQTNENEGFFIWFRTYSPTEAWYDKSWQMEDVKILSK is encoded by the coding sequence ATTAAAAAGAATAAAGATGGTTCTATAACATTACATTTTTCGCCTAAAAAACCAAAAGGTGTAGCGAAAGAAAATTGGATTCAGACAAATGAGAATGAAGGTTTTTTCATTTGGTTTAGAACATATTCTCCTACAGAAGCATGGTATGATAAATCGTGGCAGATGGAAGATGTGAAGATTTTATCTAAATAA